GGTCGTGAACGGCAGGCGCCTGGCGGGCGAGCTGATCGATGATCTCAACGACGTAGTTAGGATCCGTCACCGTGCAATTGAAGTCCGCCGTAAGGTGTTCAACGCCATGCGACTGCGCGACCTCACCCACCTGCGTCAGGCGAAGGAGGTCCCATTCGTAATCGGACCCGCGAAGCTTCACCTTGAGGCACTTCAGCCCGTCACGCTTGATCCAGTCGCTGAGGAAGACGGGGTGCCCGTCGTACGCCGGTGGGGCGCCCGCCTCATCGGGGGTGAGCGGGTCCGCCCCTCCCACCAGGTGCCAAGCGGGGAGTGACTCCAGACGGCGTGGGCGCAGGTAGTCGGCTGGGTAGCGGCCTCGGAAGTCGACCCCATCGTCCGAGTCCAAGAACGAGGAGAGGTCGCTGCTGCAGAACTCCTTGGTTAGAGAATGCATCGCGGGGATGCCGTGCAGGTTGCCGAACGCGTCGTACAGGGCGATGTCGAAGGCGGAGCAGCACAGCAGCGCCGCCAGCAGGGGAAGCCGATCGGCATCGGCAACGCCCTGATTCACGTTATCCAGTTCGTCCTGCAGGACGGTCCGCTGAAAGGCCTCTCCGATCTGCAGCGGGTGTCCGGTCACGGGGAACACTGACCAGCAGTCCACTAGGCGGGTGCAAAAGTCATGCGTGATGCGGCGTCTGGTTTCGTAAGGGCTGGCGGACGGCCAGACCCACTCCACGTTCAGTGGGGTTTCTCCCCAGCCGCAGGCCGTCCTCCCCTGGGAGTCACGGACCGTCAATCGAACCCGCGCGCAGGTGACCGACGTCAGCGTTTCTGCCCCAAATTTGAGCGGCACGCGGGTACGCACGGGCAAGAAGTACAGCTCTGCGCCAACGACGCGGACGTCGGTTGCGAGCCTTACTGGTCGATCGGTCAGGGCGGGGGCGCCGCAGCTGCGCCGTTTCGCGCGCTCGAAAGCCGCTCCGTGTGGCATGTTAGAGCTTTCTCATAGACAGTCGATTGGGCGCCTGTTCGCATCCGCGGCCGGCTGGTCAGGTGGTCCAGGAGTCTCGCTGCTCCCGGTCAAGCAGCTCATTGGCCGCGTCGGCCTTCGTTCCCTCAAAGCGTTCGGCCTCTGGGTCCCAGGACAGCTTCTCGCGAAGCCGGAGAGCGATGTTGCCAAGGTGGCAGACCGACGCGCTGCGGTGGCCGACCTCAATCGGTGCGGCCGGTTCGCTCCTCGATCTGACGCTGTCCAGAAAGTCTCGAACGTGGTCTGAGCCCGAGTGGTACTTAACTCGTTTTCGGAGCATGTCTGGCGTGGCGTCCCTAGGTATTACCAACGCGTTCTGTCCCTGGTTGTCGATCGATACAACGCCGTCGGTTCCGTAGAACATGCAACGCACCGATGGGTGTCCCGTTACGCACTCGAGCACAGCTCCATTCTCATACTTGCAGCGGAAGTTGAGGTAGGTTGCCGCGTCGAATAGACTCCCCTCGGGCAGATAGTCGGCGAAGACGTGCTCTACTTTGGTGGGGCCTGTGTGGTCGGTCCCAAGTCCCCATTGCGCCATGTCGATCGAGTGAGCGCCGAAGTTGGTCGTCTGGCCGCCCGCGTAGTCATCGATGAAGCGGAAGTTGTACAGGCATCGATCAGGGTGGTACGGCGCATCCGGCGCTGGGCCGAGCCACATGTCGTAGTCGAACCCAGCGGGCACGGGCGCCTCTTGCCAGCCGGGGCCGGGACCAACCTTGTTGTGGCGACCGACGTTGCAGACAACACGCTCGACCTTCCCGATCCCGCCGTCTCGCACAAACTCGCACGCGGCGCGGACGTAAGGGTTGGATCGCTCGTGAGAACCCGTTTGCACGACCCGGCCGTTCTCTCGGGCTGCGGCGATCATGCGCCGCTGGCCCGCGATGGTTCGCCCGAGCGGCTTCTCGCAGTAAATATCTTTGCCTGCATTGGCCGCGGCAATTGTCATCGCTTCATGCCAGTGGTCGGGCGCGACGACGATCACCGCGTCGACATCGTCCCTGGCAAGAACGTCGCGAAAGTCGCTGTAGGCGTCGCACCCTTTGTAGGTCCCACCTTCACTGCGGCGGCTGTAGTGTTGTTCTACCATCTGCTTGGCCGGTTCACGGCCGCGGACATCCTCCGCGTTCTTGTACCCGCCGCTCCCCCGATTGACGTCGCAGACCGCGACCAGCTGGCAGTCTGGCTGGGCCATGAACAACTTGAGATCAAGAAACCCTTGGTTCCCCGTTCCTATGCACGCCACGTTAATGCGGTTGCTTGGCGCCGTCGCGCCGAACACCGACGGCGGGACGATGGTCGGGGCGGCGAATGCGACAGCCGCTGCTGACCTCTGGAGGAAATCCCGACGGGTCCGCTCGGCGCTAGAGGGTGACTTGGGTTCGCTCATGATCTCTCCCTGCTCTTGGGAACAGTTGCTGAATTCTAGTCGGTGGGACAGTTGCGAAGATTGGACTGTTGGTGGCTAACGAGAAGCACCACCGCAGCGAGCCAGGCTGAACAAGGCTCGGGTGCCGCCGAGGTCGCGGGCGGTCCAGCGCCCAAGCCGAAGTTCCGCCGCCAAACGCTGTAGTCACCGACGCCGATCTGACCGTTACGGTCGCCGTCTGCCGCTAGGCCTCCGCCCACTTCGCCTAGGCTGTCACGCCAAACGCTGTAGTCGGCCGCGTCTACCGTTCCGTCGTTGTTGTAGTCGCCGTCAATGCTGGCGAACATCGCTTCGAGCTGGCCGTCCGACAGCTCCCAGTCGCTGCTCAACACGAAAGCGTCCAGCTCGGCCCGCTGCTCTCTCATTGCCAGCCGCAGTTCCAGCGGCACGCCAATCATTGTGGCGTCGACAACGAATCCGGTGTCGCTTCGCTCCCAGCGAAACACTCCGTTGCTTGATAGTGATTCGTTGACGTCAGGGGCGATGCCGAACCCATCGGGGGCGTGGAAGCTGTCCGACGAACTGTCAAACCCTCGAGCGCGGTAGTACGCCCGGTAGAGTCCCTCCGATTCAAACTCCAAGTCATAGGTGGCGATGGTGTCGTGCTGTTCGGCGCCAAGGTCGACCCGGTCACCGTTGGGCGCTTTCAGGACCTCGTCCCCCAATGCCCCGTAGGCGACCGCTACCGACCACACGGCGCCGTTGTCATCTGGATCGAGGATAGAGGAGTAGCTCTCGGCCTGTATCGCGCATCCCAGGGCGAGCCCGCAGCCGCTAAACGAGGTTGAGCCGGTCACACCCGCCAGCCAGTCTGGCCCGACGTCCCGGGCGGTAAGTGGCTTGCGGACAATGACTGCATTCGAGTATTCATCGGCGCCAACATCCCCTACGCCAACCCGTGGCTGCCCATCCATGTCATGCGTTGCGATGCTGCCCAATCCAGGGGTTCCGCCATCAATCAACGGGCTGGTTGCTTGCGGTCGATAGAGGCCATCAGGTCCAGGCGCCAATTGAGGGTCAATCACCGATACTCCGGTATGCACTGCCGACCCCAGCGACTGCCCGAACGCGATGTTTCCTGACCAACTCCAGTCCGCGCCTTCGGCGCCACTGAACAACGGATCGTTCGTGCTCCACACCGCGTTGTTGACGATCTTCACCCTCTCGGCAAGCAGCGTCCGCCCGCTAGAGCCGAGACCTTCATCGAACTTGATCGCGGCGCCACTCACATCGACGATAGTGTTGTGCGCGACGACCGCGTCTTTGACCTGATAGTACTCGTTGACGGCCGAGTTGGGCACGCCGGCCGAAATCGAGACGGCTCCCCCCGCTCTGCCATCGAGTCCCTGAAAGTAGTTGTTTACGACCGTCTGCCCCTCACCGATGACGCGAACGCCTCCGGTCCCTTCTCTCCCCTCGCCCAGAAAGAAGTTTCCTTCGACAAGGTTGTTGTTGCCGTGACGCAGCGTGAGGGTGCCGGATGAGCCTCGAAACGTGTTGTAGCGGAAGGTGTTAGCGCCGGACTTGTTCGAGATGATCTCGATCTCGCCGTCTACCCGCTCGAAGAGGTTGTTCTCTACCGTGGTGAACGAGTCGCTCAGCGACTCATCACTTGTCCCAACCCTGATCGTTTCAAATCCGTTCCCGTTCCCTTCTGGTCTGTCGGCGAAGAAGTTGCCGTCAATCCGGTGGAAGTCGGCCTCCGATGAGTTTCGCCAGACCGTTACCGTAACGCCCGAATGGTTCTGACCGGAGAAGTAGTTGCTGTCCACACGATTCAACTGGCCGTACATCGACACCCAGAAGTAGCGGGTGTCGGTGCTGGCGGGGTTGTAGTTGACGATCGCCGAGTTTGTGAAACGCGAGTTCGTCGCCTCTCCGTTTGACCCTCGGAACTCTACGATGTGATCGCCGGGGCCAAGGGCCCCGCCCTCAAACCTAAGGCCGTCCGCAACTAACCAGTCGCCGGAGATGTTCAGCGAGGAATTGCCATTCAGATGCACCTGGCCGGGAGTCTCCGCACGCAGTGTGATTGGACTGCCCGATTCTCCGAACCCAGCGAAGCTGATCTGCTGGTTAGTCCAGACGCCGTTCGACATGATCAGCGAGTCGCCGGGCTGAGCCGACTGCATCGCCAGCGCGATTTCATCCGCCGACGAGACGTAATACTCAGCGCCGTTCACCGCACTGGCCAGCACAAGAACGGCCAGTACGGCATGCGGGGAGAACGGTTTCGTGAGGAATATTTGTCGCATCCACGTTTACTACTTCGATCGCTTTTGCTTGGGGTCGCCCCATGTAAGCTCGATAGTCAAGTTGTCGACAGGCTCGGTGATCTCAGCGGTCAGTCCGGATGATCGGTAGTCGGCGTACTTCGCAGGGGCGTGCCAATGCACCTTTGATCCGCCGATGATCTCACTGGCGGAAACCTGAACCTGATGGAGCCCAGTGACGGCTCCGTCCCCACTCTCGAAGCAGCTGAGCGTGAATCTTCCTTCATCGTCCACTTGGCCGTAGGAGGGGCGGGCGCCCTCCGGGACAAAGCGAACATTGCCGACGGTAAGCGGCTTGCCGTCGATGAGCACCGTGCCGGACACGGGAACTCTCTTGGGCCCTCCGTCGCCACACCCGACGGCGGCAATCGACGCCAACGCTACCATGGCGTAGCAACGGATGAGGTGGTGAGTAGATTCCATAGCGGACTATGCTGGATCGACCGGTGAATGCTGACGGATTGCAACTGAAAACCTGAGCAGCGCATCCCGTCCTAGTCGCAGTAGTCGTTGTCGATCGCATCACGCTCTTCTGGCGTGCCGGCGATCGTCGACATGTCTTGGTAGAGGGTGAAATCAACGCCGTCGGCAATGAACTCCACGTGGCCGTCGAGGAATGTGAAATTGCCGCCCCCAATGTGCCGGCTTGCGAATGCTCCGTTGACCACCGCCGCGTTCGTGCCTACCGCCTTCGCGTCAACGCCCGTCGGCGTGTTCAGGGCGACATTGGTCACCCGGAAGCAGTCCGCGTATCGGAACGCGTAGGTCCACAGGTTGGAACCGTCCACCGTGTGAGCGTCGATGACCTCTCCCGTGGAGAACGTCTTAGATGTGCCGTCGATGACGTGCCGCAGTTTCTTGGCCTTCCAATACAAGTGGGGCCCGGTGTTGTTGTGCTTGGTCAGGCAAGCATTGACAGGCTCGGGGCTGTTGGGCCCTCGGTGACCGCCGTTGAACGCATACGAGCCGGTCGCAGGCGCTGCCGACCAGCTTTGGAACCGGGGGTTCTCCGAGTAAGGCAAAGACGTGTCGGACGGGCAGACAAAGATATCGGGCCGCGTGGCCAGCAGTGGCTCTCGCGCTGGCACATACGCGGGATTGTGCCAGTTTCCGGAGGGGTCGTAGATCCCTGCGGGCCAGATGCTGTTCTTGTCAAAGATCTCCAGCCCATCGTAGGTTGACTGCAGTTCAAGCTGGGGGAGCATCAGGACGAACCCACTCGCTCCGGAACGCTCTACCGCTGTCCTCAGGTTGCGGACCTCGTCGGTCCCTGTGCTGTCGGGCCCCAAACGTGAAGGCGGCAACTCGCCCTTGGTAGACTCGTAGTTGAGGACAGCGAGTCCTATGTTCTTGAGGTTGTTGGTGCACGACATCCGCCGAGCGGCTTCCCTAGCGGACTGAACGGCTGGCAGCAGCAGAGCGATCAGAACTCCGATGATGGCAATCACGACGAGCAACTCCACGAGAGTGAAGGCGGCTTGCCGGTGCTGGCGTCGGTTCGGTGTGTTGTATCCAGTTCGCATCGTTAATCCTTTGGCTTGCAGCTCGTTCACCACTTGAACGAATTGACGATACCCAATGCTCACGCTCGACACGCTCGGCTCCTAGTTCAAAG
This genomic interval from Posidoniimonas corsicana contains the following:
- a CDS encoding mandelate racemase/muconate lactonizing enzyme family protein, which codes for MDCWSVFPVTGHPLQIGEAFQRTVLQDELDNVNQGVADADRLPLLAALLCCSAFDIALYDAFGNLHGIPAMHSLTKEFCSSDLSSFLDSDDGVDFRGRYPADYLRPRRLESLPAWHLVGGADPLTPDEAGAPPAYDGHPVFLSDWIKRDGLKCLKVKLRGSDYEWDLLRLTQVGEVAQSHGVEHLTADFNCTVTDPNYVVEIIDQLARQAPAVHDRLLYIEQPFPYDLEKHMIDVREVSRRKPLLMDESAHNWELVRVGRALGWTGVALKTCKTLTGALLSLCWAKAHGMGLMVQDLTNPMLAQIPHLTLAAYTETLMGVETNAMQFYPDASAIEASVHPGIYRRRSGRVELSTLGDHGFGYRIDEIDRILPAPVASRIAADGGAPLPHFRSRHADAARSDS
- a CDS encoding Gfo/Idh/MocA family protein; amino-acid sequence: MSEPKSPSSAERTRRDFLQRSAAAVAFAAPTIVPPSVFGATAPSNRINVACIGTGNQGFLDLKLFMAQPDCQLVAVCDVNRGSGGYKNAEDVRGREPAKQMVEQHYSRRSEGGTYKGCDAYSDFRDVLARDDVDAVIVVAPDHWHEAMTIAAANAGKDIYCEKPLGRTIAGQRRMIAAARENGRVVQTGSHERSNPYVRAACEFVRDGGIGKVERVVCNVGRHNKVGPGPGWQEAPVPAGFDYDMWLGPAPDAPYHPDRCLYNFRFIDDYAGGQTTNFGAHSIDMAQWGLGTDHTGPTKVEHVFADYLPEGSLFDAATYLNFRCKYENGAVLECVTGHPSVRCMFYGTDGVVSIDNQGQNALVIPRDATPDMLRKRVKYHSGSDHVRDFLDSVRSRSEPAAPIEVGHRSASVCHLGNIALRLREKLSWDPEAERFEGTKADAANELLDREQRDSWTT
- a CDS encoding chondroitinase-B domain-containing protein; the encoded protein is MRQIFLTKPFSPHAVLAVLVLASAVNGAEYYVSSADEIALAMQSAQPGDSLIMSNGVWTNQQISFAGFGESGSPITLRAETPGQVHLNGNSSLNISGDWLVADGLRFEGGALGPGDHIVEFRGSNGEATNSRFTNSAIVNYNPASTDTRYFWVSMYGQLNRVDSNYFSGQNHSGVTVTVWRNSSEADFHRIDGNFFADRPEGNGNGFETIRVGTSDESLSDSFTTVENNLFERVDGEIEIISNKSGANTFRYNTFRGSSGTLTLRHGNNNLVEGNFFLGEGREGTGGVRVIGEGQTVVNNYFQGLDGRAGGAVSISAGVPNSAVNEYYQVKDAVVAHNTIVDVSGAAIKFDEGLGSSGRTLLAERVKIVNNAVWSTNDPLFSGAEGADWSWSGNIAFGQSLGSAVHTGVSVIDPQLAPGPDGLYRPQATSPLIDGGTPGLGSIATHDMDGQPRVGVGDVGADEYSNAVIVRKPLTARDVGPDWLAGVTGSTSFSGCGLALGCAIQAESYSSILDPDDNGAVWSVAVAYGALGDEVLKAPNGDRVDLGAEQHDTIATYDLEFESEGLYRAYYRARGFDSSSDSFHAPDGFGIAPDVNESLSSNGVFRWERSDTGFVVDATMIGVPLELRLAMREQRAELDAFVLSSDWELSDGQLEAMFASIDGDYNNDGTVDAADYSVWRDSLGEVGGGLAADGDRNGQIGVGDYSVWRRNFGLGAGPPATSAAPEPCSAWLAAVVLLVSHQQSNLRNCPTD
- a CDS encoding DUF1559 domain-containing protein, with protein sequence MRTGYNTPNRRQHRQAAFTLVELLVVIAIIGVLIALLLPAVQSAREAARRMSCTNNLKNIGLAVLNYESTKGELPPSRLGPDSTGTDEVRNLRTAVERSGASGFVLMLPQLELQSTYDGLEIFDKNSIWPAGIYDPSGNWHNPAYVPAREPLLATRPDIFVCPSDTSLPYSENPRFQSWSAAPATGSYAFNGGHRGPNSPEPVNACLTKHNNTGPHLYWKAKKLRHVIDGTSKTFSTGEVIDAHTVDGSNLWTYAFRYADCFRVTNVALNTPTGVDAKAVGTNAAVVNGAFASRHIGGGNFTFLDGHVEFIADGVDFTLYQDMSTIAGTPEERDAIDNDYCD